The Bacillota bacterium genome has a segment encoding these proteins:
- a CDS encoding NUDIX hydrolase, whose protein sequence is MAIRNHERRLLAGAIVSSQSGEILMVRLRGVGPGVVPGWTLPCVEAEEWETAAQAAARAARRRAGLVAIPEVLAFAIEWREDGTNGGPVGPAVFMLFVFQAETDGPILDHRRDPEVLEIRWASPEEAAGLITAPALKNAVECWLFTGATAYHQVLAHEARGRQPGGRLA, encoded by the coding sequence ATGGCCATTCGAAACCATGAGCGCCGGCTCCTCGCCGGCGCTATCGTCAGTAGCCAAAGTGGAGAGATCCTCATGGTCCGGCTCCGGGGGGTGGGCCCCGGGGTCGTGCCGGGGTGGACGCTGCCGTGCGTGGAGGCTGAGGAATGGGAGACGGCCGCGCAGGCGGCGGCTAGGGCGGCGCGCCGGCGGGCCGGCCTCGTGGCCATTCCAGAGGTTCTGGCCTTCGCCATCGAGTGGCGAGAAGACGGCACCAATGGGGGACCCGTCGGTCCGGCCGTCTTCATGTTGTTCGTCTTCCAGGCCGAGACGGACGGGCCCATCCTCGATCACCGCCGCGACCCGGAGGTCCTCGAGATCCGATGGGCCTCACCCGAGGAAGCCGCCGGCCTGATCACCGCGCCCGCCCTCAAGAACGCCGTCGAGTGTTGGCTTTTCACCGGCGCGACGGCCTACCACCAGGTCCTGGCCCACGAGGCCAGGGGCCGACAGCCTGGCGGCCGTTTAGCCTGA
- a CDS encoding MFS transporter, which produces MSSDQAVETGPRVGSPFAVFKHYNYRLYWSGQLVSHVGTWMQTAAQAWLVLQLTESPFLLSLVTAAQTLPMLLLSLPAGAVADRQAKRHILVVTQTTMAVQALLLAFLVWSGYVRYWHILILATILGVARTYDVPTRQAFVIEMVGREDLMSALAMNATIVNGARIFGPALAGLVMAGWGAGWAFFVNGVSFLAIIYALVAMRLPPHQAEAKTRRSVWKDSIDGLAYVTSETRVLLTLLLLGFIGTFVQNYDLLVPVLARNALGQTAAGYGFMMSAMGVGAVTASFALASSGRRKPGLRDLLVTAGLLSALMASVSLVGHYWLALVGMLLIGVLNMSCMVWTNTSVQLAVPDHLRGRVMAIYSLLHTGVTPVGSVFLGAMMSHFGPRAGWVSAGGMGLLSVALVTTLAALAGLLRRKADVEARA; this is translated from the coding sequence ATGTCAAGCGACCAGGCCGTCGAAACGGGACCGCGAGTCGGCAGCCCCTTTGCGGTCTTCAAACATTACAACTATCGCCTCTACTGGTCGGGCCAGTTGGTCTCCCACGTCGGGACGTGGATGCAGACGGCCGCCCAGGCCTGGTTGGTCCTTCAGCTGACCGAATCGCCGTTCCTCCTCAGCCTGGTGACCGCCGCGCAGACCCTGCCGATGCTTCTCCTCTCCTTGCCGGCCGGGGCCGTCGCCGACCGCCAGGCGAAGCGCCACATCCTGGTGGTCACTCAGACGACCATGGCCGTCCAAGCCTTACTCTTGGCCTTCCTGGTCTGGAGCGGCTACGTGCGCTACTGGCACATCCTCATCCTGGCCACCATCCTCGGGGTCGCCCGGACCTACGACGTGCCAACCCGGCAGGCCTTCGTCATCGAGATGGTCGGGCGCGAGGATCTGATGTCCGCCTTGGCCATGAATGCGACCATCGTCAACGGGGCCCGCATCTTCGGGCCGGCCCTGGCCGGGCTGGTCATGGCCGGCTGGGGCGCCGGCTGGGCCTTCTTCGTTAACGGGGTCAGCTTCCTGGCCATCATCTACGCTCTTGTGGCCATGCGGCTGCCCCCGCACCAGGCCGAAGCCAAAACCAGGCGCAGCGTCTGGAAGGATTCAATCGACGGTCTGGCTTACGTGACCAGCGAAACCAGAGTCCTCTTGACCTTGCTCCTGCTCGGCTTCATCGGCACCTTCGTCCAGAACTACGACCTGCTGGTACCGGTCCTGGCCAGGAACGCCCTGGGCCAGACGGCCGCGGGTTATGGGTTCATGATGTCGGCCATGGGTGTGGGAGCGGTGACGGCGTCGTTCGCCCTGGCCTCGTCGGGCCGGCGCAAACCCGGCCTGCGTGATCTGCTCGTGACGGCCGGCCTTCTCTCCGCCCTGATGGCCTCGGTGAGCCTGGTCGGCCATTACTGGCTGGCCCTCGTGGGCATGCTCTTGATCGGCGTGCTGAACATGTCCTGTATGGTCTGGACCAACACGTCGGTGCAGTTGGCCGTGCCCGACCATTTGAGGGGCCGGGTGATGGCCATCTACAGCCTCCTTCACACCGGCGTGACCCCCGTCGGTTCGGTCTTCCTCGGGGCGATGATGAGCCACTTCGGACCGCGCGCCGGTTGGGTCTCCGCCGGCGGGATGGGGCTCCTCTCAGTCGCCCTCGTCACCACCCTGGCCGCACTGGCGGGCCTGCTCCGACGCAAGGCGGACGTCGAGGCCAGGGCATGA
- a CDS encoding prepilin peptidase: protein MGVLVFILGLVVGSFLNVLAYRLPRGESVVLPPSHCPACGERLRPWDLVPVISYLTLGGRCRYCRAPISARYPLVELATGALFTLVFVVRGPTPGLAAGLVIVSLMLAVAAVDLEHQRIPNQLTFTGVGIGLVLGLFGLVGQAGAGLPGLWASLLGAIVGGGFLLVIGLVSHGGMGGGDVKLGAAIGALLGWLPGLFGILLGFVIGAVIGLALIVTRVRGRRDAIPFGPFLALGTIISFLWGRVIIQAYTGLWLR from the coding sequence GTGGGGGTGTTGGTCTTCATCCTGGGTCTGGTGGTCGGCAGCTTTCTGAACGTGCTGGCCTACCGTTTGCCCAGGGGGGAATCGGTGGTCTTGCCGCCGTCACACTGTCCGGCCTGCGGCGAACGGCTCCGCCCGTGGGACCTGGTACCGGTCATCAGCTATCTGACCCTCGGAGGGCGCTGCCGATACTGCCGCGCCCCTATCTCGGCCCGCTACCCGTTGGTTGAACTGGCCACTGGGGCGCTGTTCACCCTGGTCTTTGTCGTCCGTGGCCCGACGCCCGGGTTGGCCGCCGGTCTGGTCATCGTCAGCCTGATGCTCGCCGTGGCCGCGGTCGACTTGGAACACCAGCGCATCCCGAACCAGTTGACCTTCACCGGCGTCGGGATCGGTCTTGTCCTCGGCCTCTTCGGCCTGGTCGGCCAAGCCGGGGCGGGACTGCCCGGCCTCTGGGCCTCGCTCCTGGGGGCCATCGTCGGCGGCGGCTTTCTTCTGGTCATCGGGCTGGTCAGCCACGGTGGGATGGGCGGTGGTGACGTCAAGCTGGGGGCGGCCATCGGGGCGCTGCTCGGTTGGCTCCCCGGCCTGTTCGGGATCCTGCTCGGCTTCGTCATCGGGGCGGTCATCGGGCTGGCCCTGATCGTCACCCGGGTCAGGGGGCGTCGCGACGCCATCCCCTTCGGCCCCTTCCTGGCCCTCGGGACGATCATCAGTTTCCTCTGGGGCCGGGTCATCATCCAGGCCTACACCGGCCTCTGGCTTCGTTAG
- a CDS encoding MFS transporter gives MTSPLIALRHRNFRLFWFGQMVSLIGTWMQSTGQAWLVLVLTDSPFLLGLITALQWAPVLIFTLLAGALADRFPKRNLLVATQASLMVLAFVLSALTLTNHVRYWHVAILATLLGVVNAFDGPTRQAFVVEMVGKDDLMNAIALNSTVFNIARIIGPAAAGLVTKEFGPGWAFFANGASFIAVIAALLAMDTEGRRRVEVPHRGIVEDVREGIAYIARTPVVLTIILLLGLISTFTLNFNIWVPLLARQVLHGDAGLYGFLMSAMGAGALVGAVALAFVSGRGPQRRLLAAGAILVSASELALTVVRHNFVAAAVLALAGWSMLIYTANSNITVQVTVPDHLRGRVMSVYFLVFAGVTPFGAIFAGSIAQRFGTPTSLAAGGVVGLLSTAVVGLWWRRTGLKPPDRPREHRPRSAPECP, from the coding sequence TTGACCTCACCATTAATCGCTTTGCGGCACCGCAACTTCAGGCTGTTCTGGTTCGGGCAGATGGTCTCGCTCATCGGCACCTGGATGCAGTCGACCGGTCAGGCTTGGCTGGTCCTCGTCCTCACCGATTCGCCGTTCCTATTGGGCTTGATCACCGCCCTGCAGTGGGCCCCGGTCCTCATCTTCACCCTTCTCGCCGGGGCCCTCGCCGACCGCTTCCCCAAGCGCAATCTTCTCGTGGCCACTCAGGCGAGCCTGATGGTCCTGGCCTTCGTCCTCTCGGCCCTGACCCTGACGAACCACGTCCGCTATTGGCACGTCGCCATCCTGGCCACCCTCCTCGGGGTGGTCAACGCCTTCGATGGTCCCACCCGCCAAGCTTTCGTGGTCGAAATGGTCGGCAAGGACGACCTGATGAACGCCATCGCCCTGAACTCCACGGTCTTCAACATCGCCCGGATCATCGGTCCGGCCGCGGCCGGTCTGGTCACCAAGGAGTTCGGCCCGGGCTGGGCCTTTTTCGCCAATGGAGCCAGTTTCATCGCGGTCATCGCCGCCCTCCTGGCCATGGACACGGAAGGCCGTCGCCGGGTCGAGGTGCCCCATCGGGGGATCGTCGAGGACGTCCGCGAGGGAATCGCCTACATCGCCCGGACCCCGGTGGTCCTGACCATCATCCTCCTCCTCGGCCTCATCTCCACCTTCACCCTGAACTTCAATATCTGGGTGCCCCTCCTGGCCAGGCAGGTCCTCCACGGCGACGCCGGGCTGTACGGCTTCCTGATGTCGGCCATGGGCGCCGGGGCCTTGGTGGGGGCGGTCGCGCTGGCCTTCGTCAGCGGGCGGGGTCCGCAGCGCAGGCTGCTGGCCGCCGGGGCGATCCTCGTCTCGGCGTCCGAGTTGGCTCTCACTGTCGTCCGCCACAACTTCGTCGCCGCCGCCGTCCTCGCTCTGGCCGGATGGTCGATGCTTATCTACACGGCCAACTCCAACATCACCGTGCAAGTCACGGTGCCGGACCACCTTCGCGGGCGGGTGATGAGTGTCTACTTCCTGGTCTTCGCCGGCGTAACACCGTTCGGGGCCATCTTCGCCGGGTCCATCGCCCAGCGTTTCGGGACACCCACGAGCCTGGCCGCCGGTGGCGTCGTCGGACTCCTTAGCACCGCCGTGGTCGGCCTCTGGTGGCGGCGGACCGGCTTGAAACCCCCTGATCGGCCTCGTGAGCACCGCCCAAGGTCGGCGCCTGAGTGCCCTTGA
- a CDS encoding YqeG family HAD IIIA-type phosphatase — protein sequence MSSKLRPGQLAPTIYDVNYELLWGNGIRGLVFDLDNTIVPWREAQPDERLVGFFAGLKARGFKLCIVSNALPARCARFADALGVPALPDCGKPRRGGFLRALRAMGTGPAETAVIGDQIFTDVLGANRVGLYTILVTPLSRKEFVWTRCVRMIERATLAAMRLKRPD from the coding sequence ATGAGCAGCAAGCTTCGGCCGGGACAGCTGGCCCCGACCATCTATGACGTCAATTACGAGCTCCTTTGGGGCAACGGCATCCGCGGGCTGGTCTTCGATCTCGACAACACCATCGTCCCGTGGCGGGAAGCTCAGCCGGACGAGCGTTTGGTGGGCTTCTTCGCCGGTCTCAAGGCCAGGGGGTTCAAGCTCTGCATCGTCTCAAACGCCTTGCCCGCTCGCTGCGCACGGTTCGCCGACGCCCTCGGGGTGCCGGCCCTGCCGGACTGCGGCAAGCCGCGGCGGGGCGGTTTCTTGCGCGCCCTACGGGCCATGGGGACCGGGCCGGCCGAGACCGCCGTCATCGGAGACCAGATCTTCACCGACGTCTTGGGGGCCAACCGAGTCGGGCTTTACACCATTCTGGTGACGCCCCTCAGCCGGAAGGAGTTCGTCTGGACGCGCTGTGTCAGGATGATCGAGCGGGCCACCCTGGCGGCGATGCGCCTGAAGCGGCCCGATTAG
- the sigK gene encoding RNA polymerase sporulation sigma factor SigK, which produces MLSVLAALGATILQAFLLMTGHISGSNTFPQPLSEADEAKYLKRLAGGDQTARDVLVERNLRLVAHVVKKFDNTGEDIDDLISIGTIGLIKGIKTFNPEKGTRLATYAARCIENEILMYLRSAKRVRAEVSLYDPIGVDREGNEITLLDVLGADNPDVVPDQVEGKFEEARLREKLGSLEGKEREVLQLRYGLGSTRERKTQREIAWLLGISRSYVSRIEKRALERILGLLTQ; this is translated from the coding sequence TTGTTGAGTGTCCTTGCCGCCCTGGGAGCGACCATCCTACAGGCCTTCCTGCTGATGACCGGGCACATCTCCGGCTCCAACACGTTCCCTCAACCGCTGTCTGAGGCCGATGAGGCCAAGTACCTGAAGCGGTTGGCCGGCGGTGACCAGACTGCCCGGGACGTGCTGGTCGAGCGGAACCTGCGATTGGTGGCCCACGTGGTCAAGAAGTTCGACAACACCGGGGAGGACATCGATGATCTGATCTCGATTGGGACCATCGGGCTGATCAAGGGGATCAAGACTTTCAACCCAGAGAAGGGCACCCGGCTGGCCACCTACGCCGCGCGGTGCATCGAAAACGAGATCCTGATGTACCTGCGATCGGCCAAGCGGGTGAGGGCTGAGGTCTCGCTGTACGACCCGATCGGGGTGGACCGGGAGGGTAATGAGATCACTCTCCTCGACGTCCTCGGGGCCGACAACCCCGACGTGGTTCCCGACCAGGTCGAGGGCAAGTTCGAAGAGGCCCGATTACGGGAGAAGCTCGGCTCATTGGAGGGGAAGGAGCGAGAGGTCCTCCAGTTGCGCTACGGGTTGGGCTCGACGCGGGAGCGCAAGACCCAGCGAGAGATCGCCTGGCTCCTGGGGATCTCCCGCTCCTATGTGTCGCGCATCGAGAAACGGGCCCTGGAGCGCATTCTTGGGCTCCTGACCCAGTGA
- a CDS encoding penicillin-binding protein 2 produces the protein MEQSWGRHQSREIRILGVISVCLCLLLVQVARWQILRGRWLAQQAMTQRAQGFPLEVARGEIYDRNGMPLTGTARRFSAVAFPTLVTDKAGTASAVGRLLGLDRMKVLEQLTGSGTPVVLASGLTSAKLDEVRQAELPGLIGVEEKVRYGPGSLAHHLVGYINNPVENIGQDGLEREFDRYLRGGRPEAVAAFVDANRRPIAGLGLRVQSSSDGGDGSGGREHSLTTTIDARIQRIVEEAMDEGVPRGAVVVADPKNGDILAIASRPDFDPNRVASYLDAANSPLVNRAVKGYPAGSIFKIVTAAAALEAGVVRPGDIFDDPGYIDRQGHRYHCYKEGGHGRLTFTEAMAYSCNPVFIEVGERVGTARLVDLARKLGFGSTLGLPLGQESSGNLPVEQAANDPNLSIGQGALLVTPVQVAQMLTAVASGGVMAQLRLIKEVDDGAGVPTERGPGVRLTQVFSWLTAARLRSMLRDVVAYGTGKSAEPVGIAVAGKTGSAEITKPGAGGEDVAHAWFAGYAPAQSPRLVVVIFVEEGMAGGTAAAPVFRRIVERALPLLESR, from the coding sequence TTGGAGCAATCGTGGGGCCGGCACCAAAGCCGGGAGATCAGGATCCTCGGGGTCATCTCCGTCTGCCTTTGCCTGCTCCTCGTCCAGGTGGCCAGGTGGCAGATCCTGCGCGGCAGGTGGCTCGCCCAGCAGGCGATGACCCAAAGGGCCCAGGGCTTCCCGCTGGAGGTGGCCCGCGGGGAGATTTACGACCGCAACGGGATGCCTTTGACGGGGACCGCCCGGCGTTTTTCCGCCGTGGCCTTCCCCACGCTGGTGACCGACAAGGCGGGGACGGCCTCGGCCGTCGGCCGCCTCCTCGGTCTGGACCGGATGAAGGTCCTCGAACAGCTGACGGGCAGCGGGACGCCGGTCGTGCTGGCCTCCGGACTCACCTCGGCCAAGCTCGATGAGGTCAGGCAGGCCGAGTTGCCCGGCCTCATCGGAGTCGAGGAAAAGGTCCGCTACGGGCCGGGCTCGCTGGCCCACCATCTGGTCGGGTACATCAATAACCCGGTCGAGAACATCGGGCAGGACGGGCTGGAAAGGGAGTTCGACCGATACCTGCGAGGCGGCCGCCCGGAGGCGGTGGCGGCCTTCGTCGACGCCAACCGTCGACCCATCGCCGGTTTGGGGCTGCGGGTCCAGTCATCGAGTGACGGCGGGGACGGCTCGGGCGGCCGAGAGCACAGCCTGACGACGACGATCGACGCCCGGATCCAGCGGATCGTCGAGGAGGCCATGGACGAGGGCGTGCCCAGGGGGGCCGTCGTCGTCGCCGACCCGAAGAACGGCGACATCCTGGCCATCGCCAGCCGCCCCGACTTCGACCCCAACCGGGTCGCCAGCTACCTGGATGCGGCCAATTCCCCATTGGTCAACCGGGCGGTCAAGGGCTATCCGGCCGGTTCGATCTTCAAGATCGTCACCGCCGCGGCGGCCTTGGAGGCCGGAGTGGTCAGGCCTGGTGACATCTTCGACGACCCCGGTTACATCGACCGTCAGGGCCACCGCTACCACTGCTATAAGGAGGGCGGGCACGGCCGTCTGACCTTCACCGAGGCCATGGCCTACTCATGCAACCCGGTCTTCATTGAAGTGGGGGAGAGGGTCGGCACGGCCCGACTGGTCGACCTGGCCAGGAAACTGGGCTTCGGGTCCACCCTTGGCCTGCCGCTCGGCCAGGAGTCGTCGGGCAACCTGCCGGTCGAGCAGGCGGCGAACGACCCGAACCTATCCATCGGCCAGGGGGCCCTCCTGGTGACCCCGGTCCAGGTGGCCCAGATGCTGACGGCGGTGGCCTCCGGCGGGGTCATGGCCCAGCTGCGCCTGATCAAGGAAGTGGACGACGGGGCCGGGGTGCCCACCGAACGTGGGCCGGGCGTTCGCTTGACCCAGGTCTTCTCCTGGCTGACGGCGGCCAGGCTGCGGAGCATGCTTCGCGACGTGGTCGCCTACGGCACGGGCAAGAGCGCAGAGCCGGTGGGGATAGCCGTGGCCGGGAAGACCGGCTCGGCCGAGATAACAAAACCAGGCGCGGGGGGCGAGGACGTGGCCCACGCCTGGTTCGCCGGGTATGCCCCGGCTCAGAGCCCGAGACTTGTCGTGGTGATCTTCGTCGAGGAGGGAATGGCCGGCGGAACGGCCGCCGCGCCCGTCTTCAGACGCATCGTCGAGCGAGCGTTGCCGCTCCTGGAATCTCGATAG
- a CDS encoding DUF1847 domain-containing protein gives MSESPKKARCAVCTVHVCREEAPEKIPGNCPSVQSPEVMRAARAAYDDQTMGRIARAAALTESAGYMKWTRVEEIMEFSKRMGYARLGIAFCIGLSDEARALHKVFEDNGFEAVSVICKTGGRPKEDLGLADADKVRPGGFEAMCNPAAQAMLLNAEETELNVLVGLCVGHDSTFIKFSEAPVTVAVVKDRVLAHNPAAVLNCRYYRQRLKEHHR, from the coding sequence ATGAGCGAGAGCCCCAAGAAAGCCCGCTGCGCGGTGTGCACAGTTCACGTCTGTCGTGAGGAAGCCCCCGAAAAGATCCCCGGGAACTGCCCGAGTGTCCAGAGCCCGGAAGTGATGCGGGCGGCGAGGGCGGCCTACGATGACCAGACCATGGGGCGCATCGCCAGGGCCGCCGCCCTCACCGAGAGCGCCGGCTACATGAAGTGGACCCGGGTCGAGGAAATTATGGAGTTCTCCAAGCGGATGGGTTACGCCCGTCTGGGGATCGCCTTCTGCATCGGACTATCCGACGAGGCCAGGGCCCTCCACAAGGTATTCGAGGACAACGGCTTTGAGGCCGTCTCGGTCATCTGCAAGACTGGCGGCCGACCCAAGGAGGACCTCGGGCTCGCCGACGCCGACAAAGTGCGGCCCGGCGGCTTCGAGGCGATGTGCAACCCGGCCGCCCAGGCGATGCTGCTCAATGCGGAGGAGACCGAGCTCAACGTCCTGGTCGGCCTGTGTGTCGGCCACGACTCGACCTTCATCAAGTTCTCCGAGGCACCGGTCACGGTGGCCGTGGTCAAGGACCGGGTCCTGGCCCACAACCCCGCGGCCGTCCTAAACTGTCGCTACTACCGTCAACGACTGAAGGAACACCATCGTTAG